The following proteins come from a genomic window of Kitasatospora sp. NBC_01246:
- a CDS encoding non-ribosomal peptide synthetase → MHASITSAYLARYRSAAADSPADLLPLTGAQRRFLITRRLAPHDRSDVVPLFFAYPRGTLDVERLARAAAAVAAHHPALSGGFATVRGTPVLRVGGPSAEAARITVAPGDTARAALRRALLDRPAGGPALRLLVARDPDGEEELLALALDHAACDEQSLGVLTAELSEAYEGGDAPAAGPGPQALADYRQAVELQLAAEDAAGGTAAQAHWSRRLGALTGAGGGAATSTGMLTERLPAAEGAARGAVFPALLDAVGAAAHRLHPVDGPLALGYPWGGRPPGAPAALGCFLNTLVHPAGPTPTDDLDALADAWWDDLDHAGTPFDEVVRAARTAGAAWSGALDAMLTLEDLHRRPPLVLGGTPGRETHLAGRPLAAPLAVSASHGDDLLVRLAWDSDRFAETDAHAAFADLLAVLRQHLYARPRPGALA, encoded by the coding sequence GTGCACGCCAGCATCACCTCCGCCTACCTCGCCCGGTACCGCAGCGCTGCCGCGGACTCCCCGGCTGACCTGCTCCCACTGACCGGAGCCCAGCGACGGTTCCTGATCACCCGTCGACTCGCGCCGCACGACCGCTCCGACGTCGTCCCGCTGTTCTTCGCCTACCCGCGGGGCACCCTCGACGTGGAGCGGCTGGCCCGCGCCGCGGCCGCGGTCGCCGCCCACCACCCGGCCCTGTCCGGCGGCTTCGCGACCGTGCGCGGCACACCCGTCCTGCGGGTCGGCGGCCCCTCGGCCGAGGCCGCCCGGATCACCGTCGCCCCCGGCGACACGGCCCGCGCGGCGCTGCGCCGGGCCCTGCTGGACCGCCCCGCAGGCGGCCCCGCGCTGCGCCTGCTGGTGGCCCGGGACCCGGACGGCGAGGAGGAGCTGCTCGCCCTCGCGCTCGACCACGCGGCCTGCGACGAGCAGTCGCTCGGGGTGCTCACCGCCGAGCTGAGCGAGGCCTACGAGGGCGGTGACGCCCCGGCGGCGGGCCCCGGCCCGCAGGCGCTGGCCGACTACCGCCAGGCCGTCGAACTCCAACTGGCCGCCGAGGACGCCGCCGGCGGGACCGCCGCCCAGGCCCACTGGAGCCGTCGGCTCGGCGCCCTGACCGGGGCTGGCGGCGGCGCGGCCACGTCCACCGGGATGCTCACCGAGCGGCTGCCCGCCGCCGAGGGCGCCGCCCGCGGCGCGGTCTTCCCGGCCCTGCTGGACGCCGTCGGGGCCGCCGCGCACCGGCTGCACCCCGTGGACGGGCCGCTCGCGCTCGGCTACCCGTGGGGCGGCCGCCCGCCCGGCGCGCCCGCCGCGCTCGGCTGCTTCCTCAACACCCTGGTGCACCCGGCCGGTCCGACCCCCACCGACGACCTGGACGCCCTCGCCGACGCCTGGTGGGACGACCTCGACCACGCCGGCACCCCGTTCGACGAGGTGGTGCGCGCCGCACGGACCGCGGGGGCGGCCTGGTCGGGCGCGCTGGACGCCATGCTCACCCTGGAGGACCTGCACCGCCGCCCGCCGCTGGTGCTCGGCGGCACGCCCGGCCGGGAGACCCACCTGGCCGGACGACCGCTCGCCGCCCCGCTCGCCGTCTCCGCCTCGCACGGCGACGACCTGCTGGTCCGGCTCGCCTGGGA
- a CDS encoding MFS transporter: MNEKPHPRRARLFGHRDFRLLLTGAAAAQTGSQVTLVALPLVAVVVLDATPFEVGLLTAAETAAFLLVGLPAGAWLDRMRKLPVLIRADLVRCLAVGTIPPAAALGVLTMPQLYLVALVTGVATVFFDVAHQSFLPAVLPREQLVDGNGALETVRSSAQIAGPGLGGGLVQLLGAPLAIVADAFGYLVSALLLARIRVEEPLAEPEPGRSLRAEVGEGVRFVLGHPLLRAIAAATAVSNLFAAVLMAVQTVFWVRVLDLAPGAIGVLLSVSAVGGLAGALCAGRLARWVGQARLIWLSTLVTAPFAVLWPLSDGGLGVVLFGLASGVVLFGAVAYNVAQVSFRQSVCPPELLGRMNATMRFLVWGTLPIGALGGGIVADSAGPRAALWLGAVGFLLVPVPLLLSPLRRMRELPGGPDGTGSPAAGGDATATTPDSAAGGSPDRAAEEPAVSPSTH, translated from the coding sequence ATGAACGAGAAGCCTCACCCCCGTCGGGCCCGTCTGTTCGGCCACCGCGACTTCCGGCTCCTGCTGACCGGCGCCGCGGCGGCCCAGACGGGCAGTCAGGTCACGCTGGTCGCGCTGCCCTTGGTGGCGGTGGTGGTGCTGGACGCCACCCCGTTCGAGGTCGGCCTGCTGACCGCCGCCGAGACCGCCGCCTTCCTGCTGGTCGGACTGCCGGCCGGAGCCTGGCTGGACCGGATGCGCAAGCTTCCGGTGCTGATCCGCGCCGACCTCGTGCGCTGCCTGGCGGTCGGGACGATCCCGCCGGCGGCGGCGCTCGGGGTGCTGACCATGCCGCAGCTCTACCTGGTGGCGCTGGTCACGGGGGTGGCGACGGTGTTCTTCGACGTCGCCCACCAGTCCTTCCTGCCCGCCGTCCTGCCGCGCGAGCAACTGGTCGACGGGAACGGGGCGTTGGAGACGGTCCGGTCCTCGGCGCAGATCGCCGGACCGGGCCTCGGCGGCGGACTGGTCCAACTGCTCGGCGCGCCGCTCGCCATCGTGGCCGACGCCTTCGGCTACCTGGTCTCCGCACTGCTGCTCGCCCGGATCCGGGTCGAGGAGCCGCTCGCGGAGCCGGAGCCCGGGCGCTCGCTGCGCGCCGAGGTGGGGGAGGGCGTCCGGTTCGTGCTCGGGCACCCGCTGCTGCGGGCGATCGCGGCCGCCACCGCGGTGTCCAACCTGTTCGCGGCCGTGCTGATGGCCGTGCAGACCGTCTTCTGGGTGCGGGTGCTCGACCTGGCGCCGGGGGCCATCGGCGTGCTGCTGTCGGTCTCCGCCGTCGGCGGGCTGGCGGGCGCGCTGTGCGCCGGCCGGCTGGCGCGGTGGGTCGGACAAGCCCGGCTGATCTGGCTGTCCACGCTGGTGACGGCGCCGTTCGCGGTGCTGTGGCCGCTGTCCGACGGCGGCCTGGGCGTGGTGCTGTTCGGCCTCGCCTCCGGGGTGGTGCTGTTCGGGGCGGTCGCCTACAACGTCGCCCAGGTCAGCTTCAGGCAGAGCGTCTGCCCGCCGGAGCTGCTCGGCCGGATGAACGCCACCATGCGCTTCCTGGTGTGGGGCACGCTGCCGATCGGCGCGCTGGGCGGCGGCATCGTCGCCGACTCGGCCGGGCCGCGGGCCGCGCTCTGGCTCGGCGCGGTCGGGTTCCTGCTCGTGCCGGTGCCGCTGCTGCTGTCGCCGCTGCGGCGGATGCGCGAGCTGCCGGGCGGCCCGGACGGTACCGGGTCGCCCGCCGCCGGCGGGGACGCCACCGCGACCACACCCGACAGCGCCGCCGGGGGCAGCCCCGATCGCGCCGCCGAGGAGCCCGCCGTGAGCCCCAGCACCCACTGA
- a CDS encoding PP2C family protein-serine/threonine phosphatase: MPPRSVQWPPYVRVAPWLLIVGGLVWNSLDPADYWGDPLLAAAAVLSGALLTLRDTCAVGLANVTGILVLSTQDGSIGTADGFLELANTAFAALLGVGVNRVVARHGRRLARVRSVAEAAQQAVLPEPPGRVGELSVAASYHAAQDEALIGGDAYALQTTRFGVRVLIADVRGKGLQAVGAVSVLLGAFREASHRVADLAALADALEDSLLREADQMSEELRMEGFITALLVELPLGEGVVRTLDCGHPGPYLLSADARLAPPVLRLDAADPGLPLGMGGLGVARPAPESRPFPPGCTLLLVTDGVTEARDAAGEFYDPVLGLAGLGPVAGPGEVLDALVADVERWTGGPRDDDMAVLAITRRSED, from the coding sequence ATGCCCCCGAGGTCCGTGCAGTGGCCGCCGTATGTGCGGGTCGCGCCGTGGTTGCTGATCGTCGGCGGGCTGGTGTGGAATTCGCTGGATCCGGCCGACTACTGGGGTGACCCGTTGCTGGCCGCCGCCGCCGTGTTGTCCGGGGCGCTGCTGACCTTGCGGGACACCTGTGCGGTCGGACTGGCCAATGTGACCGGGATCCTGGTGCTGTCCACCCAGGACGGGTCGATCGGGACCGCCGACGGGTTCCTGGAGCTGGCCAACACGGCCTTCGCCGCCCTGCTCGGGGTCGGGGTGAACCGTGTGGTGGCCCGGCACGGGCGGCGGCTCGCGCGGGTGCGGTCGGTGGCGGAGGCGGCGCAGCAGGCGGTGCTGCCGGAGCCGCCGGGGCGGGTGGGGGAGCTGTCGGTCGCGGCCTCCTACCACGCGGCCCAGGACGAGGCGCTGATCGGCGGGGACGCCTACGCGCTGCAGACCACCCGCTTCGGCGTCCGGGTGCTGATCGCGGACGTGCGGGGCAAGGGGCTGCAGGCGGTGGGGGCGGTCTCGGTGCTGCTGGGGGCCTTCCGGGAGGCCTCGCACCGGGTGGCGGACCTGGCGGCGCTCGCGGACGCGCTGGAGGACTCGCTGCTCCGGGAGGCCGACCAGATGAGCGAGGAGCTGCGGATGGAGGGGTTCATCACGGCGCTGCTGGTGGAGCTCCCGCTGGGGGAGGGGGTGGTGCGCACGCTCGACTGCGGGCACCCCGGCCCGTACCTGCTGAGCGCCGACGCCCGTCTCGCGCCGCCCGTGCTGCGGTTGGACGCGGCCGACCCGGGGCTGCCGCTGGGGATGGGCGGCCTGGGGGTCGCGCGGCCCGCGCCGGAGAGCCGGCCGTTCCCGCCCGGGTGCACGCTGCTGCTGGTGACCGACGGGGTGACCGAGGCCCGGGATGCGGCGGGGGAGTTCTACGACCCGGTGCTCGGGCTGGCCGGGCTGGGGCCGGTCGCCGGGCCGGGCGAGGTGCTGGACGCGCTGGTGGCCGATGTCGAGCGGTGGACCGGCGGTCCGCGGGACGACGACATGGCGGTGCTGGCGATCACCCGTCGGTCGGAGGACTGA